One genomic region from Lysobacterales bacterium encodes:
- a CDS encoding alpha/beta hydrolase — MAEGEHRYAHAAAMAAPLRRCEERTFLLDTGTLAALHFPTSVEGAPRVLALHGWLDNAASFAALATALPELELLALDFAGHGRSEWRPASGSYALVDHLPELQEVLNQLGWSHCILLGHSMGAAIACLFAVAAPTRVERLICVDALGPLSLTEAEVASRLRRALAARGEPRPRRRLFVSIEDACRQRAELNGLSAAAIAPLVERGLKAVEDGWMWSADPRLQLPSAMPMSETQVQHLLRALSMPVLVLAAEQPDPRLPKLHVQARLDCVPQARVERLPGGHHLHIAQPARAADEIRRFLAPDGSADG, encoded by the coding sequence GTGGCTGAGGGCGAACACCGGTACGCGCATGCAGCAGCGATGGCGGCGCCCTTGCGCCGGTGCGAGGAGCGCACGTTCCTGCTGGATACCGGCACGCTGGCGGCTCTCCACTTCCCAACCTCGGTCGAGGGGGCGCCGCGCGTTCTGGCCCTGCACGGATGGCTGGACAACGCCGCCAGCTTTGCCGCGCTGGCCACGGCCCTGCCCGAGCTTGAATTGCTGGCGCTCGATTTCGCCGGACACGGCCGCTCCGAGTGGCGACCGGCGTCGGGCAGCTATGCCTTGGTCGACCATCTGCCTGAGCTGCAGGAGGTCCTGAACCAGCTGGGCTGGTCACACTGCATTCTGCTCGGCCATTCCATGGGCGCCGCCATCGCTTGCCTGTTCGCGGTCGCCGCCCCCACTCGGGTTGAGCGCCTCATCTGTGTCGATGCGTTGGGCCCGCTCAGCCTGACCGAGGCCGAAGTCGCAAGCCGGCTGCGTCGTGCGCTGGCCGCACGCGGCGAACCGCGTCCGCGACGGCGTCTGTTTGTCAGTATCGAGGACGCGTGCCGGCAGCGCGCCGAGCTCAATGGCCTCAGCGCCGCGGCGATCGCGCCGCTGGTTGAACGCGGGCTCAAGGCGGTCGAGGATGGCTGGATGTGGTCCGCCGATCCGCGCCTGCAGCTGCCCTCGGCCATGCCCATGAGCGAAACGCAAGTGCAGCATCTTCTGCGAGCTCTTTCGATGCCGGTGCTGGTGCTTGCGGCGGAACAGCCCGACCCGCGTCTACCCAAACTGCATGTGCAGGCCAGACTCGATTGCGTGCCGCAGGCGCGGGTTGAGCGTTTGCCCGGCGGCCATCACCTGCACATCGCTCAGCCCGCGCGGGCGGCCGACGAGATCAGACGCTTTCTTGCACCGGACGGCTCCGCCGACGGATAG